The following proteins come from a genomic window of Flavobacteriaceae bacterium MAR_2010_188:
- a CDS encoding protein involved in gliding motility RemB, which translates to MNKILLLFLLISGFLSYSQNIDTYEKSPVFPECENEAVADLKTCFNNKINQFIFENFDVPQKVDDEKYKGDIKVLFEVDKEGQIKVLYVDAIYDELKEETTSVFSEIPKLQPGTYNGRPIYFQYSLTIKIPLEDPATIVNSVVEQSAIIKEKSLEEVISEEYDSVSQSLQPYKKLEYSSQLNIPFTHSYYSRFDANMNMVGTNSHTAAKPFLYDDVAKYYDFKAEKESMIKGSDAWWERKLWNEHLVRVQSDDYWFVADPIFDLQVGKDSEADFDTTFNNTRGIIIQGGLGNKLNFSASVFESQGRFAQYYNEYAESIKAQGPDPVLIPGRGIAKQFKDDAYDYPVAEAYLSYSPASVFNVQFGHGKNFIGDGYRSLFQSDFTSPYTFLKLNTDFWKIKYTNTWMWLSDVRPEVISEKTYKRKYMANHYLSINVSKKLNVGLFESVIWTNTNDRGFDANYLNPIIFYRAIEFETGQGAGNAILGASAKYKFNSSINFYSQFVLDEFSLGDVKGGNKSWKNKFGYQIGAKYYNAFKVEDLMLQLEYNRVRPYTYSHNTIVLNYGHANQPMAHLLGANFSEFIVIGRYNYKRWYGDAKFIFGKRGFDFDSENGDYYGGDIYRTENDRVGDTGIKVGQGNTTNVFHGEVQAGYIINPVTNLKLFTNLIYRDFDPIMDTASTHQSSTFWFSIGLRTDLFNWYFDL; encoded by the coding sequence ATGAATAAAATACTCCTGCTTTTCCTATTGATTTCGGGCTTTTTGTCGTATTCCCAAAATATTGATACCTACGAAAAATCACCTGTCTTTCCTGAATGTGAAAATGAAGCGGTAGCCGATTTAAAGACTTGTTTTAACAATAAAATCAATCAATTCATTTTTGAAAACTTTGATGTACCACAGAAGGTAGATGATGAAAAATATAAAGGTGATATTAAGGTTCTTTTTGAAGTAGATAAGGAAGGACAGATTAAGGTACTCTATGTAGATGCTATTTATGACGAACTTAAGGAAGAGACGACTAGTGTTTTTTCTGAAATTCCTAAACTGCAACCCGGCACTTATAATGGAAGACCAATTTATTTTCAATATTCCTTAACCATTAAAATCCCTTTGGAGGACCCCGCAACGATAGTGAATTCCGTTGTAGAGCAATCGGCTATTATAAAAGAGAAAAGCTTAGAGGAGGTAATCTCAGAAGAGTATGATAGCGTTTCTCAAAGCCTTCAACCTTATAAAAAGTTGGAATATAGCAGCCAATTAAATATTCCCTTTACTCATAGCTATTATTCAAGGTTCGATGCTAACATGAACATGGTTGGGACCAATAGTCATACTGCGGCAAAGCCATTTTTGTATGATGATGTGGCGAAATATTATGATTTTAAAGCAGAGAAAGAATCAATGATTAAAGGCTCTGACGCTTGGTGGGAAAGGAAATTATGGAATGAGCATTTAGTTAGAGTACAAAGTGATGATTATTGGTTTGTGGCTGATCCAATTTTTGACCTTCAAGTTGGTAAGGATTCTGAAGCAGATTTTGATACCACTTTCAACAACACTCGAGGAATTATTATACAAGGTGGTTTAGGAAATAAACTTAATTTTTCTGCCTCTGTGTTTGAAAGTCAAGGCAGGTTTGCCCAGTACTATAATGAGTATGCAGAAAGTATTAAGGCTCAAGGCCCCGACCCAGTCTTAATACCTGGAAGAGGCATTGCAAAGCAGTTTAAGGATGATGCATATGATTATCCGGTAGCAGAAGCATATCTTTCATATTCTCCTGCAAGTGTTTTTAATGTTCAGTTTGGGCATGGAAAAAATTTCATAGGCGATGGTTATCGTTCCTTATTTCAGTCTGACTTCACAAGTCCTTATACCTTTTTAAAGCTGAATACAGATTTCTGGAAAATTAAATACACTAATACCTGGATGTGGCTAAGTGATGTAAGACCAGAAGTGATATCAGAAAAGACATATAAGCGAAAATATATGGCTAATCATTATTTAAGTATTAATGTGAGCAAAAAGCTTAATGTTGGACTCTTTGAATCAGTTATATGGACCAACACAAACGATCGAGGATTTGATGCAAATTATTTGAACCCAATCATTTTTTATAGGGCCATAGAGTTTGAAACTGGTCAGGGTGCTGGTAATGCCATCCTTGGTGCATCTGCAAAATATAAATTTAATAGTAGCATTAATTTCTACAGTCAGTTTGTGTTGGACGAATTTTCATTGGGTGATGTGAAAGGCGGGAATAAAAGCTGGAAAAACAAGTTTGGATATCAAATAGGAGCTAAGTATTATAATGCTTTTAAGGTTGAAGATCTTATGCTTCAATTAGAATACAATAGGGTTAGACCTTACACCTATTCCCACAATACCATTGTTTTAAATTACGGACACGCTAACCAGCCAATGGCCCATCTATTGGGGGCTAATTTTAGTGAATTTATAGTTATTGGTCGCTATAATTATAAGAGGTGGTATGGCGATGCAAAATTTATTTTCGGTAAACGTGGTTTTGATTTCGATTCTGAAAACGGCGATTATTATGGCGGTGATATCTATAGAACAGAAAATGATAGAGTAGGAGATACGGGAATAAAAGTTGGTCAGGGTAATACAACCAATGTTTTTCACGGGGAAGTCCAAGCCGGATATATTATTAATCCAGTCACCAACCTAAAGCTTTTTACCAACCTAATATACAGGGATTTTGACCCAATAATGGATACCGCATCAACTCATCAGAGCAGTACCTTTTGGTTTTCTATCGGACTTAGAACTGACTTATTTAACTGGTATTTCGATTTATAA
- a CDS encoding protein TonB, with the protein MKNLNKTPKNADQSVFPVSKSQKHEVNLRTNSTLYFQVGLILCLLGVYSLLEMNFKNATIAYENVDWTETTEPSLATNFVIEKTKEKPKEVQKQVIFQGQKLEVVIDNTPDALITEFMNPETTSAPLEIESIEVIDEPEEIDEPFNMINVEKVPIYPGCESSTNNEERRKCMSEKLATLIQKQFNSDAGYGSGLIGIQKISVQFTIDKSGKVQDIITRAPTKNLEKEAKRVIELIPNMQPAKQRERAVRLIYQLPIVFKVQD; encoded by the coding sequence ATGAAAAATCTTAACAAAACACCGAAAAATGCTGACCAGAGCGTTTTTCCTGTATCGAAATCTCAAAAGCATGAAGTAAATCTACGAACAAACTCTACGCTTTATTTTCAAGTTGGGCTTATACTCTGCCTACTGGGAGTGTACTCGCTTCTCGAAATGAATTTTAAAAACGCAACCATTGCCTATGAAAATGTTGATTGGACGGAGACTACCGAGCCATCCTTGGCCACTAACTTCGTAATCGAGAAGACCAAGGAAAAACCTAAAGAAGTTCAGAAGCAAGTAATTTTTCAGGGTCAAAAATTAGAAGTGGTTATAGATAACACCCCCGATGCGTTAATTACTGAGTTTATGAATCCAGAAACTACTTCTGCTCCTTTAGAAATTGAAAGCATTGAAGTTATTGACGAGCCGGAGGAAATTGATGAGCCGTTCAATATGATTAATGTTGAAAAAGTTCCGATTTATCCTGGTTGCGAAAGCTCTACAAACAATGAAGAAAGAAGAAAGTGCATGTCCGAGAAACTTGCTACATTAATACAGAAGCAATTTAATTCCGACGCGGGTTATGGTTCTGGATTAATTGGCATTCAGAAAATCTCTGTTCAATTTACTATTGATAAATCAGGAAAGGTACAGGACATCATCACCCGTGCGCCTACTAAAAATTTGGAGAAAGAGGCAAAGCGCGTGATTGAATTGATTCCTAATATGCAGCCTGCAAAACAAAGGGAAAGAGCTGTAAGGTTAATTTATCAACTTCCAATTGTATTTAAGGTTCAAGATTGA
- a CDS encoding glycine cleavage system H protein, which produces MNVPGDLKYTKDHEWVKIEGETATVGITDFAQGELGDIVYVEVETLDEELKAEEIFGTVEAVKTVSDLFLPIDGEIIEFNKALENEPEKVNTDPYGEGWMIKMKILDASQIDTLLSAEQYKELIGA; this is translated from the coding sequence ATGAACGTACCAGGAGATTTAAAATACACGAAAGACCACGAATGGGTTAAAATTGAAGGCGAAACTGCAACCGTCGGAATCACTGATTTTGCTCAAGGAGAGCTTGGTGACATTGTTTATGTAGAAGTAGAAACCTTGGATGAAGAACTTAAAGCAGAAGAAATTTTTGGTACGGTTGAAGCAGTTAAAACCGTATCTGACCTTTTTTTGCCAATAGACGGAGAGATTATAGAATTTAATAAAGCCTTAGAAAACGAGCCAGAAAAGGTGAATACGGACCCTTACGGCGAAGGTTGGATGATCAAGATGAAGATTCTAGATGCTTCACAGATTGACACGCTTTTGTCAGCCGAACAATACAAAGAACTTATAGGTGCCTAA
- a CDS encoding VanZ like family protein, whose amino-acid sequence MALAILVGYLLFLSSLSLFSFGQIPSLGTEFDDKLNHFLAHGLLTLLAYNYFRLTSLKNIILLSLSTSAVYGIIIELLQLTVTTERTFDFFDMLANLLGALSAIFLLKIKDFIKLN is encoded by the coding sequence TTGGCTCTTGCGATTTTAGTGGGTTATCTGCTTTTTTTATCGTCATTGAGCCTTTTTAGTTTCGGCCAAATTCCCTCTTTAGGAACTGAATTTGATGATAAATTGAATCATTTCCTAGCCCATGGGTTACTAACACTTTTGGCTTACAATTACTTCAGATTAACTTCCCTCAAAAACATAATATTACTATCTCTCTCAACTTCAGCAGTTTACGGCATAATTATTGAGCTATTACAGCTCACAGTTACCACAGAAAGAACGTTCGATTTTTTTGATATGCTAGCCAATCTACTTGGTGCGTTATCTGCGATTTTTCTGTTAAAAATTAAGGATTTTATCAAGTTAAATTAA
- a CDS encoding protein TonB codes for MEPKKNPKSDVGRNSSLYFAVGLALMLLITNIMINYKTYDKSDIDIGMLNMDAELEEEIPITEQIKTPPPPPPPPAAPEEIEIVEDEVEVEETVIESTETDQTDEIIEVEDVKVDEVEEDIEVPFAVIENVPIFPGCENEAGNNAKKQCMSDKIQKFVTSKFNTELAGDLGLSGRQRINVIFKIDKNGNVTGIKSRAPHPGLEKEAARVIGLLPKMQPGKQRGKAVIVPYSLPIVFQVQD; via the coding sequence ATGGAACCGAAGAAAAACCCAAAATCAGATGTAGGTCGTAACAGCTCTTTATACTTTGCTGTCGGTCTTGCATTAATGTTGTTGATCACTAATATTATGATCAACTACAAAACGTATGACAAATCTGATATCGACATAGGTATGTTGAATATGGATGCGGAATTAGAAGAGGAAATCCCAATCACAGAACAGATTAAGACACCGCCGCCGCCGCCGCCGCCGCCTGCAGCTCCAGAAGAAATTGAAATCGTTGAAGATGAAGTAGAGGTTGAGGAAACGGTAATTGAGTCTACTGAAACTGACCAGACGGACGAAATTATTGAAGTCGAAGATGTAAAAGTGGACGAAGTTGAAGAAGATATCGAAGTTCCATTTGCGGTTATCGAAAATGTGCCGATTTTTCCAGGTTGTGAGAATGAAGCGGGAAACAATGCAAAAAAACAGTGCATGTCCGATAAAATCCAGAAATTCGTTACTAGCAAATTCAATACTGAATTAGCTGGGGATTTAGGTCTTTCAGGAAGACAACGTATTAACGTTATTTTCAAAATTGACAAAAACGGAAATGTTACTGGAATCAAATCTAGAGCTCCTCACCCAGGTTTAGAGAAAGAAGCAGCAAGAGTAATTGGGTTACTTCCAAAGATGCAACCAGGTAAGCAAAGAGGAAAAGCGGTAATTGTGCCTTATTCATTGCCAATAGTTTTCCAAGTACAAGACTAA